One segment of Phragmites australis chromosome 13, lpPhrAust1.1, whole genome shotgun sequence DNA contains the following:
- the LOC133888696 gene encoding protein SMALL AUXIN UP-REGULATED RNA 51-like, with protein sequence MEQSGAKKSNKITEIVRMQQMLKKWRKLSVAPKDPNSATAGGNGNATGAGNSSGESKAKKFLKRTLSFTDSAPSGSPPPPPKGHLAVCVGPAMQRFVIPMEYLKHSAFAALLREAEEEFGFQQEGVLRIPCEVPVFVAILKVVEKNKKDAAFCYCSVEYAADEVGRGTPNNPLCR encoded by the coding sequence ATGGAGCAGTCTGGCGCCAAGAAGTCGAACAAGATCACCGAGATCGTGCGGATGCAGCAGATGCTCAAGAAGTGGCGCAAGCTCTCGGTCGCTCCCAAGGACCCCAACTCGGCTACCGCCGGCGGCAATGGCAATGCCACCGGCGCCGGCAACAGCAGCGGCGAGAGCAAGGCCAAGAAGTTCCTGAAGCGGACGCTGTCCTTTACGGACAGCGCCCCCTCCggctctccgccgccgccgccgaagggTCACCTGGCGGTGTGCGTGGGCCCGGCGATGCAGAGGTTCGTGATCCCGATGGAGTACCTGAAACACAGCGCGTTCGCGGCGCTGCtgcgggaggcggaggaggagttCGGGTTCCAGCAGGAGGGCGTGCTCCGCATCCCCTGCGAGGTGCCCGTCTTCGTGGCCATCCTCAAGGTCGTCGAGAAGAACAAGAAGGACGCCGCATTCTGCTACTGCAGCGTCGAGTACGCCGCCGACGAGGTCGGACGCGGCACGCCCAACAACCCGCTCTGCAGATAG